The genomic stretch TGTGTGGTGCCCTGAGGGTTGAACCACATAAGGTTAGATCGAAAGAAAGTTTCTCATCTTGAAGCACTTTCACATTCTTTTCATGACAATCGCATATGATGCGAACCTTATTCTTCATGAACAAAAACCGTGCAGCTTGAGGAATATCTGTTGCTGGGTAATGTAAACCAAGATAAGGTTCTAGCCCTGGCTTTGTTATCTCAGAGAAGACCTCACCATGATCATCATCATGAAATCTATACATCATCACCCTGTCATAACCAGTGAGTTCAAAAACCTCTTCAACCATAGTATCACAAAGCCTTTCCAAGCTGCCACTGGGCAAAGACTGCAAACGGTTAATTGCTTTGGCTGCAAGCTTGTAAGATTGCAGTGCCCCAGCAGCAGTCATGGGGTTTTCATAAGGCTTCACAGGCTCAAAGTCCACAATCAAGCCACCAGTTACCCTATGGACAATTGCATAGAAAGGTTTTCCAGAAGCTCTGCAGTGGACTAAAATAGGATTAAAGAGAGAAACTTCTCGAAAACCCAAAGCCTTTTGCAATGCAGCAGCACTAGTGCCGGAAAAGATAGTTCTGACATCAGTTCCAATGCCGACACGAGGATCTTCTCCAATGCTTGGAACTGCATGACTAACCATTGTGAGCATTTCAGGAGCATTCTCACTGTAGGCTATCACTTTGAAGGTTTTCTCATCAAGGGCCAACAAGCATCCAAAAGACTGGACCAGCTTGCCTTTTTGTATCTGATGGAGGAAAGCTGTTGTTACTTTGtcagacttaggttgttgatctCTGCTAGCCATCCCAGAAATTTTCACCGAAGACGAGTAGTCAAAAGAACTACCTGACTCCTCAAAATCTGCATGGAGCCTAGCATCTACAGTTGTCTGAGCTATAACTCTAGCAATGTGCTTTGATCGCCCTGAACTATGTCTTGAAGATGACATATTCATCCAAACTGGTAAGAAGCGGAAGCCTCACTAATTATTGAATACTGCTACATTTTAAAAACAGACAAAAAGAAACTGGAAAACAttaaaacagtttttttttttttctgaaccTATTATGCAGAATATAACAATTTCCATAACTGTTATCATCATAAAATCTATAATAGTATTCTTGAAATTCATGTGAATATGCTTTACGTGTTGCTGAAAATATACATTGCCTTTCAAGGCCCAATCGTTATCACAAAACCCAATAGCAGGAAACAAATAGCCCTCCAGTTAAATTCAATTCATCCTCCTTCTCCACATGGTGATTAAACCAAGTTACTTGGGCACAGTAGCTCATATTCAAAGCTAATAAAATTTCATGATAATCAATCACTTCAAACACAAAACACGCAGGAATGAAGAAGTTGGCATCTGTAATTATGCAATCAAAACTAGAACATGTATCGTATCACCCAAAAcatggaagaaatgaaagaaaaacaagaaccCACAAAATTTTAGGCCAAATACCACAGACAAACAACATCCCACTaaacaaacaaatgaaaaaGGGAAACTCAAACCTTGTTCTAAGGTTGCAGAGGCCCAAGACCAGAGCAATTTTGTGTTCAAATCTCATGCAAATGGCACTGAAACACCCAGCAGAGCTTAAAAGAGAAAATACCCAAGTTGAACCCAAATTCAGCCATGGGAAAGCTCACCATTGCCGCCCTCTCTGATCCACCACTGTCCCAAAAGGGACCACATCCGCCACTGCTCGCTGCTTCGAAGCCTACCCCATCTATGTTAAAACACCATTTCCAAGACATACTTAttcaattttctattaataGCAAAGGCGGACAGACGGGGGAGAATAGCTGGAAGCCATCAGAATGGCGGTTTGGGTTCCATGCAAGGAAGGAAAGAGGCGACAATCCAGCACAGGATAACTGTCATCTCGGATATCTTAATTCGGATTCTGCTAATCTGGGTTTGGAATTTATCCGTATTGGTAACTTACGTGAATTTATCATGCCGGTAGATTCATAAGATCTTACGTGAATCCCAGGTGGTAGTTTAGTAACAGGTAACAGTATACGTGAGTACGAGGATTCAAGTTCAATTGTTGTGAGTttcaattattcttttattaagCTCAGATGCGATATcctttaatgataataatatcgATTTAAAAGATGAAAAGATTAATAATGTTACtacaaaaatttaactaaatatgTTTAGAAAGACagctaatttattttcaatcttaTGAATGCTAAACAAGATTATTAATCGTATTATGTTTAATCTCATAAAAGCAAGTTAGAGAAGATTAAACATCACATGATGTGCCTCATGCACATTCAACCTTATCGTTTCACTAAGgaggtgtttgttaatcaagatatggaacAGAAAAGCCAAGATATGGGATACATCCCAGATTTCTATCTTTTCtaacgtgtttgttaaatttatttgacaattcTTAGAAAAAAACATTAATGACCTCtcatcttgatttttcaagatatacTTATCTCTTTCCcccctcaagataagcatatcttggtctttatagataagaaaaaaaagatatttgtgTCTtctagtgtattttaaaaactttaacaaaCAGCTTGATAAAAATCTGAGAATACTTTCcagtcttatcttgatcatttcatatcttgatctgAAATGCATTCCAACCTTATCTTAATGCCTCTTATCTTGAGCGATGTCGTGGTAAATGACAACGCTGTCATGGATTTCCTCATTCAAGGAATTGAGTATCCATGACATTACCATGGAATGCAGGTGATCCCAATCATCTTTACCAGGGTCTCCTTCTACAAGTTTGAGAACTCCTCCATCGACAAAGACCATTTTGTGCTTTGACATGAAAGCAATAGTGATAGTGCTTTTCCAAGTGGAGTAGTTGCTTCCCTTTAGCAAGTGAGCGACCAGTTGGTCTCCCGATTGATCAAGAGTaagattttgttcaccccctttaacagGGATGACTATCACCCTCACTACTTTTGTGAGTGAGGGTGAAAAATAACGGAACAGACCGTTCCGTTATTTTTCGCCCTCACAAATACAatgagggtgatggtcacccccgttaaagggggtgaacaacaTCGCACTCATTGATCAGAGTTGCTGGGTTGATAATAGAGAGCCTTTCTTAGCTTGGTTGCAATTTTAGTTGCTTCTGCCATATCGATTTGCTGGTTCACTTGAaaacaaaattctatttttctttttgaaccCACTTTGATATCATGTAAAAGtctttcaaatgaaaaaaaaaaattgtttacatTATATAGTGTGTAAAGGTATTTACTagtcatgtatatatatatatatatatatattgatggtCGTTGAGAtataaaaagaatgaaaaaagaaTTAGGGAAAGTACCAAGGAAGTCGCATATGGACATGGCTCAATGTGTGATCAAATATCTACAAAATACTCCAAGTAATGGGATTTTTTATTCACAAAATAATGAACTCACCCTCAAAGCATTTTATGATGCAGATTGGGGAACATATCTAACTACCTGGGAGTCAGTTACCGAATTCATCACATTATTAGGAAATACGCCTCTCGCTTGGCAATCAAAGAAGCAACCAACAATTGCTCTATCTTCCATCGAAGTTGAAAATCATGCCATGGCAAAGACAACCAAAGAGTTAGTTTGGCTATTCTCCATTCTGAAACACATGTTTGTCAATGCACCCAAGCCTATTCACCTATTCTATGATAATAAGTCTATTATGCACATTGCAACTAATCTCATCTCTCACAGACGAACTAAGCACATCGAGATTGATTACCACTTTGTCCCcaagaaataagagaaaaagtTAATTAAATGATGCAGAGCCGGTGCACATTGTCTCGTTGTACATAATTTTAGGAAGTTAACGAGATTTGACCGATTTTGTGGGAAGTCGGCAAGGAATCCGTTTTAGAATCCGATTCTCCTGACATCTTTGTACTTTACAAATTGATTTGGACATTAACGAGATTTGACCGATTTTGTGGGAAGTCAGAGAGGAATCCGTTTTGAAATCCGATTCGCTCGATATCTTTGTACTTTACAAATTGTTTCGGAAGCCGATTCTCCCAATATCTCTGTACTTTACAAATTGACTTGCTTTGACCATCATATAATCAACTTTGACCATAACGAAGAGCAGTGTATGCTGGATCAGCCAGCATTCATTGAATCGGTAGCTCCACTTTCTTTGGCAATcatagtgtgtgtatatatacatatatagaaattaacaaaaatggatttcattgtatttgagaagagaagaagaagaagaaatttttaTATCGCTCAGAGGCTAATTGTTTAGGTAGTAATCTGTGCTGATGATTACGATCTTACAGTTGATtacacattaattaaattaattatgaaaatcatAAGCCATTGAGTCCTGATAATCAAAAAGGGGATTCCAGATAGCGAGACAAATTAATATCCAGACTTTAGAAATTAACTCAAAAGATCCATTCATCAAACACGGCCAATTTGCATTGCAAATCAAAGACACTATAATCTAAATGTACTAAGAACAAAGGGACTGGACTCTTTTCTTACAAGATGGGAATTCAAGACACCAAGAGACGATCGATCGACCAAACAAACTACAAGACTCAATTCGAAACTAAACCCATACTATAATCTGCATCAGattatcaaaacatataaaGAGAGACAAAACCACTTAAGATTAAACCACCCAGATCGATGGAGCGAGCTATCGTTCATGGAAAGAAGGGACCAGCAGGCCACACCACACTATGGCTGTCCCCAAATGGCAGCATCATCATCTCCTCCCCAGCACCACCAAAACCCAAATGCTCATTTGGGTTGTTCATCCAGTCCGTGAACCAGTGTGGCCTTTGCATGGCCTCCATGGCCACAATTGGATCCACGATCGGCTTCTGCTCTTGAACCTGCTGCATTCtgttcctcatcatcatcatttcaCTAGTAGCAGCAGTAGTAATAATAGTACTAGAAGTAGTAGTAGTATTTCTTGGTAGCAGCGGTGGTGCAAGAGGGACTAGTggcggtggcggcggcggcgccTGCAGTGGCggtggcggcggcggaggaggaGTAGGGGGAGGCGCGGCCGCCTTCCTCATGGACTCGATCCTCTTGTAAATGTCCTTCAAGTTCTGGTCAAGCAGCCAGCCGAGGTCATGGAGATCAGACATGGCCACGGTCTGCAGGGCCCTCCCAGTGAGGCAATGGAACATGAGCTCGGCCACCTCCTTCTCGCGGTTGTCCTTGAGCTGCTTCTTGAGCTGCTCGTTGGCCTTGGAGATCCTCTGCCGAATGAAGCTCTCCTGGTTCACCATCTTCTTGCTCTGCTCCATCTCCGGCATCCTCTTGAACTGCGCCAGCACGCGCTGGACCCCCAGCCCGTTGGGCCAAACCTCCGGCTGCGCGTCGTAGGGGCTATATATAATCGCGCACGCATCGATGCCGCACAGCGTGCTCAGCTCGCTCACCTTCTTCATCAGccccttcttccttttcttgaaGGTTGCTTTCCTTGCCGAATCATTGATGATGAATGCAAGCTTCACCTTCTTCCTAGTCATGGCCGGCCAAAGAGGCAACAAACCAATTGCTTGCTATCTAGTTTGCAAATACAGCCTTACTTTGCTTGGCTTGCTTCCTCCATATGCCTCCCCTAATCCTATATATACACCATTGGATATATATGCTGACTTTGAAGATTCACCTATTATTAACTACGATATATGCTGTAATATCACATAATATATTCGCAATATATAACGCTTATTTGGTTTTCTATATTTGTCAGCTTTGTATATCCCACTATCATAATGGTGGGATGATGATAAGAGGGTATTCTAGGAAGCCACTTGGTCTTATGTTCAACGTTTGGTTGTCAAACAAATTCAATTCTTTCAACCCTTTATGTTGCATATATGGTAACATATAATGTAATTCATTCATGCACCCTCCTTGGTTCATGATGCCAACTATGCAACAACTCACATGCATGGTTAATTAATGGTCATATTTGCAAAATCTCTATCTTGGGAAGCAATCTTAGAATTAATGAGAGGAtattcattaattattattggTATCTTCTCGAAATGAGTGCCTGTTGTCGATTTACCGTCAAATTTCAAATGACATATTACAAGGATACAAGAAAACACATTCTACAATATTTTGTGTTACATTAGATGAGGAACCAATTTGGTACGAGTAAAGAGACATATAATTTAGTACGAGTAAAGACACATATTATTGTGTTACATTAGATGAGGAACCAATTTGGTACGAGTAAAGAGACATATAATTTGGTACGAGTAAAGAGACATATTATTAATGTGTATTGTGTTTTCTTGTATCCTTGTAATATGTCATTTGAAATTTGACGGTAAGTCAACAACAGGCACTCATTTCGAGAAGATACCAACAATAATTAATGAATATCCTCTCATTAATTCCAAGATTGCTTCCCAAGATAGAGATTTTGCAAATATGACCATTAATTAACCATGCATGTGAGTTGTTGCATAGTTGGCATCATAAACCAGGGAGGGTGCATGAATGAATTACATCATATGTTACCATATATGCAACTGAAAGGGTTGAAAGAATTGAATTTGTTTGACAACCAAACTTTGAACATAAGACCAAGTGGCTTCCTAGAATACCCTCTTATCATCATCCCACCATTATGATAGTGGGATATACAAAGCTGACAAATATAGAAAACCAAATAAGCGTTATATATTGCGAATATGTTATGTGATATTACAGCATATATCGCAGTTAATAATAGGTGAATCTTCAAAGTATATATATCCAATGGTGTATATATAGGATTAGGGGAGGCATATGGAGGAAGCAAGCCAAGCAAAGTAAGGCTGTATTTGCAAACTAGATAGCAAGCAGTTGGTTTGTTGCCTCTTTGGCCGGCCATGACTAGCACTATAAGAAAAGCaagttttagcgacgaaaaaatccgttgctaaaacgtaaaatttcgtcgctaaactAATTTGCGACGAAATTAGTGACGGacaaaaatccgtcgctaaaagtgGCGTCGCTGAAATTTAACTGCAGAAAATAACGACGagtaatttagcgacagaattgtTCGTCACTAATTTAGCAACGGacaattccgtcgctaaaattagcgacggactgttccgtcgctaaaatcaGCAACGGacaattccgtcgctaaatcagttaaaattaaaataaaaaaatgaaatcagcGACGACCACTTTGCCCATCActgatttctaaaaaaataattaaaaaattaaaaataaaaataatttaaaaataattaaaaaataaaaattaattcaacgTCAGGAACAGCCCCGTCGctaattatttagaaaataaaaaaaataaaaattattatttattaatttataaaaaattatatatataaaattttttattttaaaattttataaaataaattataattcatataaattaattattaaataaatttaaaattgttgttttttattaaattaaattattaatttatatattttaaacactgattaattaaataaatagaaaataaaattataaattattaattaattaacaaaaattatatacaaataaaatttttaataattaacaatttttttattgaatgaaCGGTATTGAAAAttgactaaattaattaatttgtatattttaaaattagtgtattttaattaataatttatatatttgtatttattctaattaatattattaatttttaaatactattttataaacttgtatttaataaataactatttaaaccaacaatatttgtttaaaaataaattaacccaccaacaatatttataaaaatcaattactATATTTGCacttttaatctaaaaatataaataaaataatcaaaatataattactaagtttttatttaaattcgttataatatatttaataaataactatttaaaatatctttatatatttataatatttatttacaaaaaacaaaattaacataataatttttttatcttaaatttacatatttttgaatgctttctcatttaaatcactaataatattatcataatacacaataatatatatacaacagTTGTCATTATAAAACAGTTATCATTATAAACGAGAAATCTATCAAGATTACACATTAACAGGttatcataataatattcaCAATCATACTATCACAATACACATTAATAATATTTGCCCGCGTCGGGTAACAATTATATTGTCTAACACTGATGCCACAGGACAACTTATAATATTCTCCCACTCACTTGCCCAGCCCCCTCTCCACATGCACCCCACCACCATCACCTCCTCCCTAATTTTCCAATTAAGCCCCCAGCACCGTGAGAACCACCGCacatttttcacataaattttaTGTTCCTCTAGAGCtatttcatagaaaaataaaaataaaaagtagtatgttgtattatttttgtgtatatatatata from Diospyros lotus cultivar Yz01 chromosome 9, ASM1463336v1, whole genome shotgun sequence encodes the following:
- the LOC127810221 gene encoding agamous-like MADS-box protein AGL80; its protein translation is MTRKKVKLAFIINDSARKATFKKRKKGLMKKVSELSTLCGIDACAIIYSPYDAQPEVWPNGLGVQRVLAQFKRMPEMEQSKKMVNQESFIRQRISKANEQLKKQLKDNREKEVAELMFHCLTGRALQTVAMSDLHDLGWLLDQNLKDIYKRIESMRKAAAPPPTPPPPPPPPLQAPPPPPPLVPLAPPLLPRNTTTTSSTIITTAATSEMMMMRNRMQQVQEQKPIVDPIVAMEAMQRPHWFTDWMNNPNEHLGFGGAGEEMMMLPFGDSHSVVWPAGPFFP